The Macaca fascicularis isolate 582-1 chromosome 11, T2T-MFA8v1.1 genome includes a region encoding these proteins:
- the BTG1 gene encoding protein BTG1 yields MHPFYTRAATMIGEIAAAVSFISKFLRTKGLTSERQLQTFSQSLQELLAEHYKHHWFPEKPCKGSGYRCIRINHKMDPLIGQAAQRIGLSSQELFRLLPSELTLWVDPYEVSYRIGEDGSICVLYEASPAGGSTQNSTNVQMVDSRISCKEELLLGRTSPSKNYNMMTVSG; encoded by the exons ATGCATCCCTTCTACACCCGGGCCGCCACCATGATAGGCGAGATCGCCGCCGCCGTGTCCTTCATCTCCAAGTTCCTCCGTACCAAGGGGCTCACGAGCGAGCGACAGCTGCAGACCTTCAGCCAGAGCCTGCAGGAGCTGCTGGCAG aaCATTATAAACATCACTGGTTCCCAGAAAAGCCATGCAAGGGATCGGGTTACCGTTGTATTCGCATCAACCATAAAATGGATCCTCTGATTGGACAGGCAGCACAGCGGATTGGACTGAGCAGTCAGGAGCTGTTCAGGCTTCTCCCAAGTGAACTCACACTCTGGGTTGACCCCTACGAAGTGTCCTACAGAATTGGAGAGGATGGCTCCATCTGTGTGCTGTATGAAGCCTCACCAGCAGGAGGTAGCACTCAAAACAGCACCAACGTGCAAATGGTAGACAGCCGAATCAGCTGTAAGGAGGAACTTCTCTTGGGCAGAACGAGCCCTTCCAAAAACTACAATATGATGACTGTATCAGGTTAA